From Woronichinia naegeliana WA131, the proteins below share one genomic window:
- a CDS encoding serine O-acetyltransferase yields MSDSSPNLSQLEEALPLCQQIREDWIAHGQDWTKPGFRAVALQRFGAWRMQIEPKLLRAPFSILYKFLYGLIRNFYGIELPYTVQLGRRVIIEHQHGIIIHGHCVIGDDCIIRQGVTLGNRYLEKPYDAPQLGDRVNVGAGAKILGKVKLGNDVNIGANTVVLSDIAPGQTAVGIPAKILTVSEKTAGVDKLGAIAIGENANKIEQSDKPF; encoded by the coding sequence ATGTCAGATTCCTCTCCTAATTTGTCTCAACTGGAAGAAGCACTGCCACTCTGCCAACAGATTCGAGAAGATTGGATTGCTCATGGTCAGGATTGGACGAAACCAGGATTTCGGGCTGTGGCATTACAGCGTTTTGGAGCCTGGCGAATGCAAATTGAACCCAAATTGCTTAGGGCCCCTTTTAGTATTCTTTATAAATTCCTCTATGGTCTAATCCGCAACTTTTATGGTATCGAGTTACCCTATACAGTACAGTTAGGACGACGAGTGATTATTGAACATCAACATGGCATTATCATCCATGGCCATTGTGTGATTGGTGATGATTGTATTATTCGTCAAGGTGTCACCCTCGGTAATCGCTATTTAGAAAAACCCTACGATGCTCCCCAACTCGGCGATCGCGTTAATGTGGGGGCAGGAGCTAAAATTTTAGGCAAAGTCAAATTAGGCAATGATGTCAACATTGGAGCCAATACAGTTGTATTGTCAGACATTGCACCAGGACAAACAGCCGTGGGCATTCCCGCCAAAATCCTGACAGTTTCTGAAAAAACGGCGGGAGTGGACAAACTTGGGGCCATTGCGATCGGGGAAAATGCTAATAAGATAGAACAAAGCGATAAACCCTTCTAG
- a CDS encoding efflux RND transporter periplasmic adaptor subunit, translating into MTEPQLLNPPSPAPESSLSNTRLNPRNDPRHPSTPKKRWQWLLGLLILTTGGIGLYSWLGQRSSPPPNAAIAGPRAIPVKWETLQTVLIEKNSTLVGTLEARDGSDLTSELAGRVSQILVKEGDLVQQGQVVIRLDTETLQAELMQAQAVLAKDTASLAELQAGSRPEDIAEAQATLKQVESQLANAKGGASPEEIAQAQAQLDSAKANQKLAQERIKRYQNLRDQGVIALDLFDEQLKDKRQAIADVEGAQRRLSQLKKGRNSEIDRIASEVEEKRQNLRRLENGARPEEIAQAKAQVAESMAKVKAVAVKIQKSKITAPFTGIVGYIPTKEGDYVKEGDKLTSLTQNNALEINLSVSLDQASQLRLGLPVQILDNQGQSISAGKISFISPNVNTNAQTVLARASFNNFGQDLLNRQLVQAKIIWSRGPGLLIPAIAVSRMGEETFVFVVQNQLDKKTGKTQLIAQKREVKLGTIQNNSYQLLTGLKAGEKLITAGLMNLQDGVPILEAGKMMMPPQAK; encoded by the coding sequence ATGACTGAACCTCAATTGTTAAATCCGCCTTCTCCCGCGCCTGAATCGTCCTTGTCAAATACCCGACTCAATCCTCGTAATGACCCACGCCATCCATCCACACCGAAAAAACGTTGGCAATGGTTGTTAGGATTGCTAATTCTGACGACGGGTGGGATTGGGCTATATAGTTGGCTAGGACAACGTTCCTCTCCACCCCCCAATGCGGCGATCGCTGGCCCTAGGGCAATTCCCGTCAAGTGGGAGACGCTCCAGACCGTGTTGATCGAGAAAAACAGTACTTTGGTAGGAACATTGGAGGCGAGGGATGGCAGTGATCTCACCTCCGAGTTAGCGGGACGAGTCAGTCAAATTTTGGTCAAGGAAGGAGATTTAGTCCAGCAAGGACAAGTCGTGATACGTTTGGATACGGAAACGTTACAAGCAGAATTAATGCAGGCTCAGGCGGTTTTAGCAAAAGATACCGCTTCTTTGGCTGAGTTACAGGCGGGTTCTCGTCCAGAAGATATTGCAGAAGCCCAGGCCACCTTGAAACAGGTAGAATCCCAATTAGCCAATGCCAAAGGAGGGGCTAGTCCTGAAGAAATTGCCCAGGCCCAAGCCCAGTTGGATTCAGCCAAGGCTAACCAAAAATTGGCTCAGGAACGGATTAAACGCTATCAAAATCTTCGTGATCAAGGGGTAATTGCCCTGGATCTTTTTGATGAACAGCTTAAAGATAAACGTCAGGCGATCGCCGATGTTGAAGGGGCGCAAAGACGGTTATCTCAGCTTAAGAAGGGGAGAAACTCAGAAATTGATCGTATTGCCTCAGAAGTGGAAGAAAAACGTCAAAATCTCCGCCGTTTAGAAAATGGAGCCAGACCAGAAGAAATTGCCCAGGCTAAGGCCCAGGTAGCCGAATCCATGGCCAAGGTTAAAGCCGTAGCGGTCAAAATCCAAAAAAGTAAAATAACGGCTCCTTTCACGGGCATAGTGGGCTATATTCCCACCAAGGAAGGGGATTATGTCAAGGAGGGGGATAAGTTGACTTCTTTGACCCAAAATAATGCTTTAGAGATTAATCTTTCGGTTTCCTTAGATCAGGCCAGTCAATTACGCTTAGGTCTGCCGGTACAAATCTTAGATAATCAAGGTCAATCGATCAGTGCCGGAAAAATTAGTTTTATTTCTCCGAACGTGAATACCAATGCTCAGACTGTTCTCGCCAGAGCCAGTTTTAATAATTTTGGTCAGGATCTCCTAAATCGTCAACTGGTTCAAGCTAAAATTATTTGGAGTCGCGGCCCTGGTCTCTTAATTCCGGCGATCGCCGTTTCTCGCATGGGAGAAGAAACCTTTGTCTTTGTGGTGCAAAATCAGCTAGATAAAAAAACGGGTAAAACTCAATTAATTGCTCAAAAAAGAGAGGTTAAATTAGGAACCATTCAAAATAATTCTTACCAACTCTTAACGGGTTTAAAAGCTGGAGAAAAATTAATTACGGCTGGCTTAATGAATCTTCAGGATGGAGTTCCGATTCTGGAAGCGGGGAAAATGATGATGCCGCCTCAAGCCAAATAG
- a CDS encoding S8 family serine peptidase — MSQEISNIVDNSPFVQKLDKLLAIDKLTGLIDDVSDGGILHERENPLTAIDSSTDNTFSSAATSSYFNSDQSPVSSSTKGKLTEFPLTVAYQSSGGNQNIDSINNVYRAESLPSQSSSTLPTNSQKTAASIPNLSSTGQFTSPTKAVSASLGIGGEDVQTTKYRKLAPHASGRLILKFKQGIKSVQIDQIKKDLGVFSTKTVGLTGAQIWKFSGISVENALAKYGNSTFFEYIEPDYIVKAGAVTPNSTLPNDPSFSQLWGLNNTGQSGGTPDADIDAPEAWDIQKGNPNLVIGVIDTGVDYNHQDLVGNIWTNPNEIAGDGIDNDSNGYVDDIRGWDFAYGDNDPMDVDGHGTHVSGTIAGKGNNGIGVTGVAWNAKIMPLKFLDDTGSGYISDAIFAIDYATSKGVKLTNNSWGGGGYSQSLYDAINAAGQQGGLFVAAAGNDGVNADVSPMYPAGYNLANIVSVASTTRTDSLSYFSNYGLTSVDLGAPGSDIYSTTPGNTYSTYSGTSMATPHVTGAAALLWSQNPTWTAQQIKTTLMNTGDSLSSLAGKTVSGKRLNIYNALASANLPSVTVSVSPASVQEDGTTNLVYTFTRTNLNLSSPLTVNFSIDGTANAAPVGSDPTDYNVLTNSGVTFNPTTKLGTVTFAANATTATVVVDPIADTVQENNETVNLTVNSGNGYIVGVPVAATGTIISEEGFTTFFSDDFATNTKGWALGTEWQIGSATVSTGQIYGNPDPGVDYTPTTDNGIAGVVIGGNAATALHDFYYFTSPIINTSTANNLFFEYARWLNSDYTPYMQNTVDVFNGSSWINLWSSGGSPGVQDDAWTPQKFDISTYKSASTQIRFGFNVGSSGVYTVSSWNIDDVKLYGDGGSTLPVITVAATDASAAETLAPATNPGSYTLTRTGSTVSALTVNVALSGTATNGTDYTTIPTTVTFAAGSATAVVPLNVIDDTLFEGTETAILTIGTGTGYTVGTTPSATVNIADNDLPVVTVVATDASAAETLAGATTNPGSYTLTRTGSTVSALTVNVALSGTATNGTDYTTIPTTVTFAAGSATAVVPLNVIDDTLFEGTETAILTIGTGTSYTVGSTPSATVNIADNDLPIITVVATDASAAETLAGATTNPGSYTLTRTGSTVSALTVNVALSGTATNGTDYTTIPTTVTFAAGSATAVVPLNVIDDTLFEGTETAILTIGTGTGYTVGTTPSATVNIADNETSPTPSITLASNYSGVSENGKPDIIYTFTRTGATTSSLTVNFGIDGTATRGNDYYAYGGLFPSSTQGTISFDIGATTAKLVLVTFGDTLKEANESINLTLASGSGYQIGTTTTVTSTIINDDGTLNQQGTAGADYIEVGSTRTLSGLGGNDILIGSQSSEILVGGQGTDTLTGGDNFDTFLFSNSSEGVDTITDFNVNQDIIQVSAAGFGGGLIAGTSLSSDQFSLGTVTASTRFIFNKSTGSLSFDIDGSGSTAAIQIASLTTNLNLTEDNIFVG; from the coding sequence ATGTCTCAGGAAATTTCCAATATCGTGGACAATAGTCCTTTTGTTCAAAAACTAGATAAGTTACTAGCAATCGATAAACTTACTGGACTGATCGATGATGTTTCAGATGGTGGTATTCTACATGAAAGGGAAAATCCTTTAACAGCAATAGATTCCAGCACTGATAATACTTTTTCATCTGCCGCTACTAGTTCGTATTTTAACAGCGATCAATCACCAGTGAGTAGCAGTACCAAAGGTAAACTCACTGAATTTCCACTCACCGTGGCTTATCAGTCCAGTGGAGGTAATCAAAATATTGATTCAATCAATAATGTCTATCGTGCTGAATCCCTGCCTAGTCAATCCTCAAGTACCTTACCTACAAACTCTCAAAAGACAGCAGCTTCTATTCCTAATTTGTCATCAACTGGGCAATTTACTTCTCCAACAAAAGCGGTATCTGCCAGTTTAGGAATAGGTGGGGAAGACGTACAGACGACTAAATATCGAAAACTCGCTCCTCATGCATCTGGCCGACTCATTCTCAAATTTAAACAGGGAATTAAGTCAGTTCAGATCGATCAGATCAAAAAAGACTTAGGAGTGTTTAGTACAAAGACCGTTGGTCTTACGGGCGCTCAAATATGGAAATTTTCGGGAATTTCAGTAGAAAATGCCCTAGCTAAATATGGTAATAGTACTTTCTTTGAGTATATAGAACCAGACTATATCGTTAAGGCAGGAGCTGTAACCCCAAATTCAACGCTCCCGAATGATCCTAGTTTTTCTCAACTTTGGGGATTAAATAATACGGGGCAAAGTGGCGGAACTCCCGATGCTGATATTGATGCGCCCGAAGCCTGGGATATTCAAAAAGGTAATCCTAATCTAGTCATTGGTGTCATTGACACAGGGGTTGACTACAATCACCAAGACCTAGTTGGTAACATCTGGACAAATCCCAACGAAATTGCAGGAGACGGTATTGATAACGATAGCAATGGCTATGTAGATGACATTCGCGGTTGGGACTTCGCTTATGGCGACAATGACCCGATGGATGTTGACGGTCATGGTACTCACGTTTCTGGAACTATTGCAGGTAAAGGAAATAATGGCATTGGTGTTACAGGGGTTGCCTGGAATGCCAAAATCATGCCTCTCAAATTTTTAGATGATACGGGTTCAGGCTATATCTCCGATGCCATTTTTGCAATTGACTATGCAACCTCCAAAGGGGTTAAACTCACTAACAACTCCTGGGGCGGTGGCGGCTACAGTCAATCCCTATACGATGCCATCAATGCTGCAGGCCAACAGGGGGGCTTATTCGTCGCAGCGGCAGGTAATGATGGAGTAAATGCTGACGTATCTCCGATGTATCCAGCTGGTTATAATCTAGCCAACATCGTTTCCGTTGCTTCCACTACTCGAACAGACTCTCTTTCTTATTTCTCAAACTACGGACTGACTAGTGTAGATTTAGGTGCGCCCGGTTCGGATATTTACAGCACCACTCCCGGCAACACCTATTCCACTTATTCAGGGACTTCCATGGCCACTCCCCACGTGACGGGAGCAGCGGCCTTATTGTGGTCACAAAATCCTACCTGGACAGCCCAGCAAATCAAAACCACCTTAATGAACACAGGGGATTCCCTCTCGTCCCTTGCCGGAAAAACAGTTTCAGGTAAGCGACTCAATATTTACAATGCCTTAGCATCAGCAAATCTTCCTTCAGTTACGGTGAGTGTCAGCCCTGCCAGTGTTCAAGAAGACGGTACGACCAATTTGGTTTATACCTTTACTCGGACTAACCTCAATTTAAGTTCACCGTTAACAGTTAATTTTAGTATAGACGGTACTGCAAATGCGGCTCCTGTTGGCTCCGATCCCACAGACTATAACGTACTAACAAATAGTGGTGTCACCTTTAACCCCACTACTAAATTGGGAACAGTCACTTTTGCAGCGAACGCTACGACGGCTACTGTCGTTGTTGATCCCATTGCTGATACAGTACAAGAAAATAATGAAACTGTTAATTTAACGGTCAATTCGGGAAATGGCTACATCGTTGGTGTCCCAGTTGCGGCAACCGGCACTATTATTTCTGAAGAAGGCTTTACCACTTTCTTTTCAGATGATTTTGCCACTAATACTAAAGGGTGGGCTTTGGGGACTGAGTGGCAAATTGGCTCTGCTACTGTCTCTACGGGGCAAATTTACGGAAATCCCGACCCTGGAGTTGATTACACACCGACCACCGATAATGGTATCGCAGGTGTTGTGATTGGCGGGAATGCCGCTACTGCCTTACATGACTTTTATTACTTCACCAGTCCAATTATCAACACTAGCACTGCCAATAATTTGTTCTTTGAATATGCTCGCTGGCTGAATAGTGACTACACTCCCTACATGCAAAATACGGTTGATGTCTTCAATGGTTCTAGCTGGATAAATCTTTGGAGCTCGGGAGGGTCACCAGGTGTTCAGGATGATGCTTGGACTCCACAAAAATTTGACATTAGTACTTACAAGAGTGCTTCTACTCAAATTCGTTTTGGGTTCAATGTCGGAAGTAGTGGTGTATACACTGTCAGTTCTTGGAACATTGACGATGTCAAACTCTATGGTGATGGTGGAAGTACTTTACCTGTTATCACAGTAGCAGCCACCGATGCCAGTGCAGCAGAAACCCTCGCCCCAGCCACTAATCCAGGCAGTTATACCCTCACTCGTACTGGCAGTACTGTAAGTGCCTTAACCGTAAACGTTGCTTTGAGTGGAACAGCAACCAATGGAACAGACTATACAACTATTCCCACCACAGTCACTTTCGCTGCTGGTTCTGCTACTGCCGTTGTGCCTCTCAATGTCATTGATGACACCTTATTTGAAGGAACCGAAACGGCTATTCTTACCATTGGAACGGGAACCGGCTATACCGTCGGGACAACCCCCAGTGCCACTGTCAATATTGCTGATAATGATTTACCCGTCGTTACGGTAGTCGCCACCGATGCCAGTGCAGCAGAAACCCTCGCCGGCGCAACCACTAATCCGGGCAGTTATACCCTCACTCGTACTGGCAGTACTGTAAGTGCCTTAACCGTAAACGTTGCTTTGAGTGGAACAGCAACCAATGGAACAGACTATACAACTATTCCCACCACAGTCACTTTCGCTGCTGGTTCTGCTACTGCCGTTGTGCCTCTCAATGTCATTGATGACACCTTATTTGAAGGAACCGAAACGGCTATTCTTACCATTGGAACGGGAACCAGCTATACCGTCGGAAGCACTCCCAGCGCCACTGTCAATATTGCTGATAATGATTTACCCATCATCACAGTAGTCGCCACCGATGCAAGTGCCGCAGAAACCCTCGCCGGCGCAACCACTAATCCGGGCAGTTATACCCTCACTCGTACTGGCAGTACTGTAAGTGCCTTAACCGTAAACGTTGCTTTGAGTGGAACAGCAACCAATGGAACAGACTATACAACTATTCCCACCACAGTCACCTTCGCTGCTGGTTCTGCTACTGCCGTTGTGCCTCTCAATGTCATTGATGACACCTTATTTGAAGGAACCGAAACGGCTATTCTTACCATTGGAACAGGCACCGGCTATACCGTCGGGACAACCCCCAGTGCCACTGTCAATATTGCAGACAATGAAACTAGTCCGACTCCTTCAATTACGCTTGCTTCTAACTATAGTGGCGTGAGTGAAAATGGGAAACCAGACATTATCTATACTTTCACTCGTACAGGTGCAACAACCAGTTCTCTGACTGTTAATTTTGGGATAGATGGTACTGCTACACGAGGAAATGACTATTATGCCTATGGTGGACTTTTTCCAAGTTCTACTCAAGGAACGATTAGCTTTGACATTGGTGCAACAACGGCTAAACTTGTTCTCGTCACCTTCGGAGACACACTCAAAGAAGCCAATGAAAGCATTAATCTAACCCTCGCTAGTGGGTCTGGCTATCAAATTGGGACTACTACTACAGTAACAAGTACGATCATCAATGATGATGGGACTCTCAACCAACAAGGGACTGCGGGAGCGGACTATATAGAAGTGGGTTCTACTCGTACCCTCAGCGGACTTGGAGGTAATGATATTTTGATTGGTTCTCAATCTAGCGAAATTTTGGTTGGCGGACAGGGCACGGATACCTTGACCGGCGGCGATAATTTTGACACCTTCCTGTTCAGCAATAGTTCAGAAGGAGTAGATACGATTACTGATTTTAATGTTAATCAAGATATCATTCAGGTATCCGCAGCTGGTTTTGGGGGAGGACTCATTGCTGGTACATCCCTTTCTTCAGATCAGTTTAGTCTAGGGACTGTGACTGCTTCTACCCGTTTTATTTTCAATAAATCTACTGGGAGTCTCTCTTTTGATATTGATGGTAGTGGTAGTACTGCTGCCATTCAAATAGCATCTTTGACCACTAACTTAAACTTAACTGAGGATAATATCTTTGTCGGCTAA
- a CDS encoding ISKra4 family transposase, whose translation MKTLVGEVEISQKQARKLKVSPKIVLSPGLEKCCLRASAKTSYQQAEEDIEELMGIKVGHSSLHRLVERTELPLAQAQSESAGVSIDGGKICLRGEEKEGGQWRDYKLVSLHGNVCEAFFQDPEGLKNWSNVQPLSPIVTFLGDGHPAIWNAVESFATQSWLIRREVLDWYHLKENLFKVGGSLKRLEAVEHLLWRGFVNKAIDAFDGVKSKRAKNFQAYLTKHYQRIPDYQYYQQLGIVIGSGDVESKIKQVGARVKLSGARWHLHNVSRILRLRCAYLNHSPLLSVNVLS comes from the coding sequence ATCAAAACCCTAGTCGGAGAAGTGGAAATAAGCCAAAAACAAGCCAGAAAACTAAAGGTGTCGCCAAAAATCGTCTTAAGTCCAGGTTTAGAGAAATGCTGTCTAAGAGCCAGTGCGAAAACATCCTACCAACAAGCAGAAGAAGATATAGAGGAGTTGATGGGGATAAAAGTAGGACATAGCAGTTTACATCGCTTGGTAGAACGGACAGAACTGCCCTTAGCTCAAGCTCAGTCAGAGAGTGCGGGGGTCAGTATAGATGGGGGAAAGATTTGTCTGCGGGGCGAGGAGAAGGAAGGGGGACAGTGGCGAGATTATAAACTGGTGAGTCTTCATGGCAATGTCTGTGAAGCCTTTTTCCAAGACCCAGAGGGCTTAAAGAATTGGAGCAATGTTCAACCTTTGTCTCCAATAGTGACCTTTTTGGGAGATGGTCATCCCGCAATCTGGAATGCGGTAGAGAGTTTCGCCACTCAATCGTGGCTGATACGACGAGAGGTGTTGGATTGGTATCATCTCAAGGAGAATCTGTTCAAAGTGGGTGGCTCTCTCAAACGGCTAGAAGCAGTGGAGCATTTACTGTGGCGGGGTTTTGTGAACAAGGCAATAGATGCGTTTGATGGAGTCAAAAGCAAGAGGGCAAAGAATTTTCAAGCCTATTTGACGAAGCATTATCAGCGTATCCCTGATTACCAATACTATCAACAGCTTGGTATTGTGATTGGTTCTGGTGATGTGGAGTCTAAGATTAAACAGGTGGGAGCTAGGGTTAAATTGTCGGGAGCACGTTGGCATCTTCATAATGTTTCTCGTATTCTTCGGCTACGATGTGCTTATCTCAATCACTCTCCTCTTTTGAGTGTCAATGTATTATCTTAA